Proteins encoded in a region of the Rhodococcus sp. SBT000017 genome:
- a CDS encoding ubiquinol-cytochrome c reductase iron-sulfur subunit, which produces MTDGDSGRKDANNDDEAGRKDAPGTEGVNADKKYTDEELAALSRDDLVKLGTNLDGVDVAFRRNRWAVEGTRAEKRAERSVAIWFAIAGLAAVAFIGIYLFWPWQYAGIGEENYIAYSLYTPLIGGTMGLAILAVGIGAVQFTKKFIPEEVSIQDRHDGGSSETDRKTLVAELGDSLDTSTIGRRKVIKRSLYFGGGALGIMALLPLGGLIKNPWAKGEDSPLWVSGWTPRYDGETIYLRRDTGRPEDVVLVRPEDLDAGAMETVFPFREADRESEHDLLVSLRGIRNSVMLIRLRSDDASTVVKRKGQESFNYGDYFAYSKICTHLGCPTSLYEQQTNRILCPCHQSQFNALEYGKPIFGPAARALPQLPITVNEEGFLVASGDFTEALGPAFWERRPERDS; this is translated from the coding sequence ATGACCGACGGCGATTCCGGCCGTAAGGACGCGAACAACGACGACGAAGCCGGACGCAAGGATGCACCCGGCACCGAGGGCGTGAACGCGGACAAGAAGTACACCGACGAGGAACTCGCCGCGCTCAGCCGCGACGACCTGGTCAAACTGGGCACCAACCTCGACGGTGTCGACGTCGCTTTCCGCCGCAACCGTTGGGCTGTGGAAGGTACTCGCGCCGAGAAGCGTGCCGAGCGCAGCGTCGCGATCTGGTTCGCGATCGCCGGCCTCGCCGCTGTCGCTTTCATCGGCATCTACCTGTTTTGGCCGTGGCAGTACGCCGGTATCGGCGAAGAGAACTACATCGCCTACTCGCTGTACACCCCGCTCATCGGCGGAACGATGGGCCTGGCGATCCTCGCCGTCGGTATCGGTGCGGTGCAGTTCACCAAGAAGTTCATCCCCGAAGAGGTCTCAATCCAGGACCGTCACGACGGCGGTTCGTCGGAGACGGACCGCAAGACGCTCGTGGCAGAGCTCGGCGACTCCCTCGACACGTCGACCATCGGTCGTCGCAAGGTGATCAAGCGCTCGCTCTACTTCGGCGGCGGCGCGCTGGGCATCATGGCACTGCTCCCCCTCGGCGGACTGATCAAGAACCCCTGGGCCAAGGGCGAAGATTCGCCGTTGTGGGTATCCGGCTGGACTCCTCGCTACGATGGAGAGACCATCTACCTCCGACGAGACACCGGGCGACCGGAAGATGTCGTTCTCGTTCGGCCCGAGGACTTGGACGCTGGTGCCATGGAGACCGTATTCCCGTTCCGTGAAGCGGACCGCGAGAGCGAGCACGATCTGCTCGTTTCTCTGCGTGGAATTCGTAACTCGGTCATGCTCATCCGCCTTCGCTCGGACGACGCCAGCACGGTCGTCAAGCGCAAGGGCCAGGAAAGCTTCAATTACGGCGATTACTTCGCCTACTCCAAGATCTGCACGCACCTGGGTTGCCCGACATCGTTGTACGAGCAGCAGACCAACCGAATTCTGTGCCCTTGCCACCAGTCGCAGTTCAACGCGCTCGAGTACGGCAAGCCGATCTTCGGACCGGCTGCGCGTGCGCTGCCCCAACTTCCCATCACTGTCAACGAAGAGGGATTCCTCGTCGCTTCGGGAGACTTCACCGAAGCACTGGGACCCGCCTTCTGGGAACGTCGTCCGGAGCGTGACTCATGA
- a CDS encoding c-type cytochrome codes for MSSSPPAASDDNAASKTRRQRKTRRRITGALVLMMGLLSAGFLASALTPTPQVATADTDSAALIREGKQLYDTSCVTCHGANLQGVQDRGPSLIGVGEAAVYFQVSSGRMPAVRNEAQAIRKPPKFDDKQIDALGAYIQANGGGPTVLLDENGEIAQESLRGNDIGRGSELFRLNCASCHNFTGLGGALSSGKFAPPLGPANEQEIYTAMVTGPQNMPKFSDRQLTLEEKSDIIAYIKSSTETLPAGGWSIGGFGPGTEMIAIWTVGIIAVVGATLWIGARS; via the coding sequence ATGAGTTCATCTCCCCCAGCAGCATCCGACGACAACGCCGCCTCCAAGACGAGACGGCAGCGTAAGACGCGCCGACGCATCACCGGTGCGCTCGTTCTGATGATGGGCCTTCTGAGCGCAGGATTCCTCGCTTCGGCTCTGACGCCGACTCCGCAGGTCGCGACCGCCGATACCGATTCGGCAGCGCTGATCCGCGAGGGCAAGCAGCTCTACGACACGTCCTGCGTCACGTGCCACGGTGCAAACCTGCAGGGTGTTCAGGATCGCGGACCGAGCCTCATCGGCGTCGGCGAAGCGGCCGTGTACTTCCAGGTGTCGAGTGGTCGTATGCCTGCCGTTCGCAACGAGGCACAGGCAATCCGCAAGCCACCGAAGTTCGACGACAAGCAGATCGACGCCCTCGGTGCCTACATCCAGGCCAACGGTGGCGGACCGACGGTGCTCCTCGACGAGAACGGCGAGATCGCTCAGGAGTCGCTGCGCGGCAACGACATCGGACGTGGAAGCGAGTTGTTCCGTCTCAACTGCGCCTCCTGCCACAACTTCACCGGCCTCGGCGGAGCTCTCTCCTCGGGCAAGTTCGCACCCCCGCTCGGACCCGCAAACGAGCAGGAGATCTACACCGCGATGGTCACCGGTCCGCAGAACATGCCGAAGTTCTCCGATCGTCAGCTGACGCTGGAAGAGAAGTCCGACATCATCGCCTACATCAAGTCGTCCACCGAGACGCTGCCCGCAGGCGGTTGGAGCATCGGCGGATTCGGTCCCGGTACCGAGATGATCGCTATCTGGACGGTCGGCATCATCGCCGTCGTCGGAGCAACTTTGTGGATCGGAGCTAGATCATGA
- a CDS encoding heme-copper oxidase subunit III — protein MTSAVGTQGSAITQRVHSLNRPNMVSVGTIVWLSSELMFFAGLFAMYFVARAQANGIWPPEPTELNLALAVPVTAVLIASSFTCQLGVFAAERGDVFGLRRWYIITLVMGTFFVAGQAYEYYHMVHEGTTISSSVYGSVFYITTGFHGLHVIGGLIAFVFLITRTLVSKFTPAQATAAIVVSYYWHFVDIVWIALFATIYFIR, from the coding sequence GTGACGAGCGCTGTAGGGACTCAAGGATCGGCAATCACCCAACGCGTGCACTCGCTGAACCGTCCCAATATGGTCAGCGTCGGCACGATCGTGTGGCTGTCGAGTGAACTCATGTTCTTCGCCGGGCTGTTTGCGATGTACTTCGTCGCACGCGCCCAAGCGAATGGAATCTGGCCGCCGGAGCCGACGGAGCTGAACCTCGCTCTCGCTGTGCCGGTGACTGCGGTGCTGATCGCATCGTCGTTCACCTGCCAGCTGGGTGTGTTCGCCGCCGAGCGAGGTGACGTCTTCGGACTGCGCCGCTGGTACATCATCACTCTGGTGATGGGCACGTTCTTCGTGGCCGGCCAGGCGTACGAGTACTACCACATGGTCCACGAGGGCACGACGATCTCGAGCAGCGTGTACGGCTCGGTCTTCTACATCACGACCGGCTTCCACGGACTGCACGTGATCGGCGGACTCATCGCCTTCGTCTTCCTGATCACCAGAACTCTGGTCAGCAAGTTCACGCCCGCGCAGGCCACCGCCGCCATCGTCGTTTCGTATTACTGGCACTTCGTCGACATCGTCTGGATTGCCCTCTTCGCAACTATCTACTTCATCCGCTAG